The following coding sequences are from one Epilithonimonas vandammei window:
- a CDS encoding IS1595 family transposase, with protein MNLFSFSAHFGTEDDCINHFKSERDKIGLTCKCGSTEHFWIKSRLSYECKKCRSRTSLKSGTIMENSNLSFLIWYKTMFLMSVTKKGFSAKEIQKQLGLKRYEPVWAMVHKIRKAMGNRDAQYTLEGMIEFDEAYFTVESSEIEQKKGIRGKGSVGKQNVAMIAESTPLEDIDTGKKEKHVRFFKAKVLDGHSGEEINEAIKESIDNQSIVFTDKSTSYVDISDFVELHIMEKSSKETTEETLKWIHIAISNAKRNLLGNYHKIKRKYLQLYLNEFIYKLNRRYFGDRLFERLIIANITGL; from the coding sequence ATGAATTTATTCAGTTTTTCAGCACATTTCGGGACAGAAGATGATTGTATAAATCATTTTAAATCTGAGAGAGATAAAATAGGACTCACGTGCAAATGTGGAAGCACAGAACATTTTTGGATAAAGAGCAGATTAAGTTATGAATGCAAAAAATGCAGAAGTCGAACTTCTTTGAAAAGCGGAACCATCATGGAAAATTCGAATTTATCTTTTCTAATTTGGTACAAAACCATGTTTTTGATGAGTGTTACCAAGAAAGGATTTTCAGCCAAAGAAATCCAAAAACAATTGGGATTAAAGAGGTATGAACCAGTTTGGGCAATGGTTCATAAGATAAGAAAAGCCATGGGAAACCGAGATGCACAATACACTTTGGAAGGGATGATAGAATTTGACGAAGCCTATTTTACAGTAGAATCTAGCGAAATAGAGCAGAAAAAAGGAATTCGTGGAAAAGGTTCAGTTGGGAAACAAAATGTAGCGATGATAGCAGAATCAACACCGTTAGAAGATATTGATACTGGAAAAAAAGAAAAACATGTTCGCTTCTTTAAAGCGAAGGTTTTAGATGGACACAGTGGAGAAGAAATCAATGAAGCCATTAAAGAATCTATAGATAATCAGAGTATTGTTTTTACAGATAAAAGCACTTCTTATGTGGATATTTCAGATTTTGTAGAGCTTCATATTATGGAAAAAAGTTCAAAAGAAACTACCGAAGAAACTTTAAAATGGATTCATATTGCCATTAGCAACGCCAAAAGAAATTTGTTGGGCAATTACCACAAAATAAAAAGAAAGTATCTTCAACTCTATCTCAACGAATTCATCTACAAGCTAAATCGAAGAT